Proteins from a genomic interval of Candidatus Bealeia paramacronuclearis:
- a CDS encoding transposase, producing MFTKTLKKYQTEIVGYFKNRYSSGFVEGINSFKAL from the coding sequence GTGTTCACCAAGACACTCAAGAAATACCAGACTGAGATTGTGGGATATTTTAAAAACCGCTACAGCAGTGGTTTTGTAGAGGGCATTAATAGTTTTAAAGCCTTGTGA